GCATCGGTTCCTTCATATCTTTCAAGTGACCTGCGGACGCTCGGCCCGGGTCGCATCGTCGTAGGCCGCGGCGAGTTCGGCCCGCACCGACTCCCAGCGATACCGGCGCACGTCGGCGAGGCCGCCGGCCACGAGCCGGCCGCGAAGCACGTCGTCGCGCAGCACTGCGAGAGCGGCGGCGGCGAGCGCCGGCGCATCGTCGGGCGGCACCAGCATCGCGGTGTGCCCGTCGCGCACCATGTGCGGGATGCCGCCCACCCCGGTGCTGACCACGGGAACGCCGCTCGCCAGCGCCTCGAGTATCGCGTTGGGCATGTTATCCACTCTGCTGGCGTTCAGCATGAGATGTGCTTCACGGTAGAGCGCAGCCATCTGGTCGCGGTCGAGCCGGCCGGTGAAGCGCACGCGCCCGGCGATGCCCAGCTCGCGCGCGAGCGCCGCGAGGGCGGCGGCCTCCGGCCCCGAGCCGGCGACCGACAGGCGGGCCCCGGGAAAGTGTTCGAGTATGCGGGCGAAAGCGTGCAGCACCGTGTCGTTGCCGTAGATCCGCTCGAGATTGCGGGCGACGATGAGGTGCGGGGCGTCGCCGGCGCCGGGCAGCGCGCCGGCAGGGCGGAAGCGGTCGAGGTCGACGATGTTGGGCACGATGCGCCCGGGCATGCCATGGCGCGCGAAGACTTCGAGCAGGAAGCCCGACGGCAGTATCAGCGCGTCGGCGCGCCGCATCGTCGGCCGCACCCACTTCCCCGCCCGCGCGAGGAAGGCGTCGGCCTCGCCGCCCCGGTAATTCACCACCACGGGCGTGCCGCGCAGCCGGGCCATCCACACCGCCGGCGCCGCGAACAGGTGCCACGACCAGCCGGAATTCGCCATCACGTGCACCAGGCCGGCCCGGCCGCAGCCGCGCCAGAGCGCGAACAGGTACGGCACGAGGCGGAACAGCGCGCGCATCCCCTTGATGCGGCCGGCCCAGGCGGGACGGTACGGTGCATTGACCTGCGCGACCTCGACCTGCACACCCTCGCCGCGCAGCAGTTCGGCGAGTTGCCGCGTCTGGTTGGCCATGCCGCCGGCCGGCGGCGGCAGCGGTCCGACGAGAAGAAGGCGAAGCTCGGAAAAATTCATCGGCGGGCGGGGCACCGGCAGATGCGGCCGGACGTTGCGGGACGGCCGCCGTGCCCTGCGCCGCGCCTTCCCGCGACCGCCGCCGGCGCCGCGCCGGAGCCGGCGCGGCCGCGGCGCCGCCTCGCGGTCGCCCGCAGGCCCGCCGATGCAACGGCCGGGCCGGTCATGCGGCCTGCTGCAGCACGAGGCGGCGATAGACGGGCGCGTAGTTGGCGACGCTGTTCTTCCAGTTGCGCTCCTCTTCCACGAAGCGGCGCCCGGCCGCCCGCATGGCCGGCCAGCGGCCGCCGTGCTCGAGCATGTCGAGGATGGCGCTGGCGAGCGCGTCGGCGCTGCCGGCCGCGAACAGCTTGCCGGTCTCGCCGTCGCGGATCAGTTCCTTGTGGCCGCCGACGTCCGACGCCACGAAGAGCCGTCCCTGCGCCATGGCCTCGAGCGGCTTGAGCGGGGTGACGAGTTCGGTGAGGCGCATGGAGTGGCGCGGATACGCGAGCAGGTCGATCTGGTCGTAGTAGCGGCTGACCTCGGCATGCGGCACGCGGCCGGTGAAGACGACCCGGTCGGCGATGCCCAGGCGCTGCGCCTGCGCCTTGAGATTGGCCTCCTGCGGACCGCCGCCGACGAGCAGGACGCGCAGCTCCGGCCGCCTGGCGAACAGGCCGGGGCACGCATCGAGCAGCAGGTCCAGCCCTTCGTAGGCGTAGAAGGAACCGACGAAGCCGAGCACGGTGGCGCCTTCCAGGCCCAGCGTACGGCGCAGTCCGGGGTCCGCGTCGCCCGAGAGCTGGAAGCCCTCGACGTCGACCGCATTGGGGATGACGGTGACCTTGGCTTCCGGAATGCCGCGGGCCGCGATGTCGCGCCGCAGTCCTTCGCAGATCGTGAAGGCGTGGTCGACGCGCCTGAGCGCCCAGGTCTCCAGCGCCCTGGTGGCGCGGTAGCGCATGCTGCCCTCGCTGGTGGTGCCGTGATCGACGGCGGCGTCTTCCCAGAAGGCGCGGATCTCATACACGACCGGGATGCCCAGCCGCCTGCCGACGCGGATGGCGGGAATGGCGTTGAGCACCGGCGAATGAGCGTGCAGCACGTCGGGCCCGAGTTCGCGCGCGAGCTGCTCGAGCCGCGCCTCGACGGTACGGATCTGGCGCAGCTCGTTGAGCCCCGCCCTGCCGGGTTCCGCCACCGGGCTGCGGTAGAAGCGCAGGCCGTCGACGTCCTCGACGTCGGCCGCGGCCTTGCCCTGCTTGGGCGAGGTCAGGTGAAAGGTCTCCCAGCCCAGCGCCCGCTGTTCGCGCAGGATAGCGGCGGTGCGGAAGGTGTAGCCGCTGTGCAGCGGAATGGAGTGGTCGAGGATGTGGAGAATGCGCATTGAATCAACCCAGCAGCCTGTCGTAATCGGCATGGCTGCCGATCCAGAACCAGAGGATCCCGTCTTCGACCTCGACACCCAGCGCACGAAACCGAAGCCCGACACGCGCCGAGCGGTATTTCCCGATCTTCTTGAAATGCAGCGAGGGATGAGATGGGTTCAACTTCAGCAGTTCAAAATTCTGACGCGCCAACTCCTGCACGTGCTCAGGCAAGACATCGAACCGCGCCCAGAAGTCCTCTGAAGCATGATGCTTCACAGTTCTCGGCTCTTTCCGGTGCGGTGTGCGCGCAAGGCGGCATTCGCCAGCGCATCGAGCTCACCAGCCGATGCGTCGCGCTCGATCTTCTCATCCCATGCCGCCTCATCGAAGCGAATGAACCACTCGCGAAAACTGGCGAGCTCCTGTGGGGACAATGCCTGCACACTCTTCTCGATTTCCTCGACTCGGCTCATTTACCTGCTCCTTGAATACCTGACACTCAAACGGCGCACGCCTCGGAAGATTTGTCGTGGGCGACACCATTTCCGATGTTCCGGACAAACGCCTCGAACATCAACACCGTCCACAGCGGCGAGCTGTAGTCGCGCGCGCCGGACTGGTGGGCATCGACCAGATGCTCCAGGTACTTGCGTTGGAAGATACCCGTGGCGGCCAGGGTTTCGCCGAGTACCGCGTCACGCACGCGCTGTTTCAGCGGGCCGCGGAACCAGCGCGCGAGCGGCACGGCAAAGCCCATCTTGGGACGGTAGAGCACGTCGTCCGGCAGCAGCGGCTCCATCGCCTTCTTGAACAGGTACTTGCCTTCGTTGCCCTTGATCTTGAGGCCGGACGGCAGGGTGGCGAGCCATTCGACCAGTTCGTGGTCCATCAGCGGCTCGCGCACTTCCAGCGAATGGGCCATGCTGGCGCGGTCGACCTTGGTGTTGATGTCGCCGACGAGGTAGGTCTTGAGGTCCAGGTACTGGATCAGCGCCAGCGGGTCTTCGGCGTTGGCCCCGGCGGCATGGCGGCGGAACACGTCGATGGCGTTGTAGCCGGCGAGCTGCTTGCGGAAGCCGGGCGTGAACAGGCTGCGCCGCATGTCGTCGCGCAGCAGCGAGACCGAGTGGAAATAGGCTTCCACCGAGTCGCGCGCCAGCGCCTGGAAGGTGGTCTTGGCGCGGAACACGCGCGGCGCCCAGTCGGCCTTCGGATATACCCGTCCCAGCAGCCCGAACACCGGCTGGCGCACGCCCAGCGGCATCGCCGAGCGCATGCGCTCTTCCATGAGGTGCAGGCGGTAGCGCCGGTAGCCGCCGAAGCTCTCGTCGCCGCCGTCGCCCGACAGCGCCACGGTGACCTTCTTGCGCGCGAGCTGGCAGACGCGGTAGGTGGGGATGGCGGAGCTGTCGGCATAGGGTTCGTCATACAGCGCGGCCAGCGTGTCGATGAGATCGAAGTCGTCGGACTTCACCGTCTCGACATAGTGATTGGTGCGGTAGCGCTCCGCGACCATGCGGGCGAACTCGGACTCGTTGAACTTGGGGTCGTCGAAGGCGATGGAGCAGGTGTTCACCGGCTCGCCGCTGAGCCCCGCCATGGTCGCGACCACCGCGCTGGAATCCACGCCGCCCGACAGGAAGGCGCCCAGCGGCACCTCGGCGATCATGCGCAGCCGCACCGATTCGCGCAGGCGCCCGGCGAGTTCGGCGGCGGCGTCGGCAAACCCGATGCCGTTGTCGAGGGTGAATTCGACGTCCCAGTACTGCCGGGGCGCCGGGACGGGCTGGCCGCGGCGCACGCACAGGGATTCGCCCGGGCCGAGCTTCTTCGCGCCCTCGAATATGGTGCGCGGCTCGGCCACGTAGCCGAGCGCGAAGTATTCCTCCACCGCCTGCGGGTCGATGCGGCGGTCGAGCGCCGGGTGCTGCATCAGCACCTTGAGTTCGGAACCGAAGGCGAGCGTGCCGTCGGGCAGCAGCGCGTAGAACATCGGCTTGACCGCGAGCCGGTCGCGCGCCATGAAGAAGGTGTCGCGGTTGCGATCGTGCAGCGCGAAGGCGAACATGCCGCGGAAACGCTGCACGCAGTCTTCGCCCCACGCCTCCCAGGCGTGGACGATCACCTCGGTGTCGCTGCGGGTGTGGAACACGTGGCCGAGCGCTTCGAGTTCGGGGACGAGTTCCTGGTAGTTGTAGATCTCGCCGTTGAACACGACTGCCACCGAGCCGTCCTCGTTGAACAGCGGCTGCTGGCCGGTGGCGAGGTCGATGATGGACAGGCGGCGGTGGGCGAGCGCGACGCCGGGCTCGAAGTGATAGCCGCCTTCGTCCGGCCCGCGGTGGTGCTGGACGTCGTTCATGCGGCGCATCAGCTCGCGATCGAAGTCGCGCTTGCCACGGATGTCGAAGAGGCCGGCGATACCGCACATCGTTGCGTTTCCTTGTCGAGGTTGCCTGAAGTCGGCGGAGCGCGCGTCAGCTGGCGAGCCGCTCGTTGCGCGATTGCCGTCGCGCGGCCCGCGCCGGTCCCGCCAGGCGGGCGTAGAGATCCATGTAGCGCGCGACCATCCCATCGAGGCTGAACCCCTGCTCCACCCGCCGCCTGCCGGCCGCGCCATGGCTTTGCCGCAACGCGGCATCCGCAGCGTAGTCTGACAGCGCCCGGGCCATGGCAGCGGGGTCGGACGCCGGCACGAGGGCGCCGGTTTCGCCCGCGGCGACCAGTTCGCCGTTGCCGCCGACATCCGTGGCGACGACAGGCAGGCCGCTGGCCATGGCCTCGAGGATGGTGTTGGAGATGCCTTCCGAGATCGACGGTAGCACGAAGATATCGAGCCCGCGCATGAGTTCCGGCACATCCTTGCGCTCGCCGGCGAGCCAGATCCGCCCGCCCAGCCCTGCGGCGCGTACCTCGGCCTCGACCTGCGCCCGCAGCGGACCGTCGCCGGCGATGACGAGGCATGCGCGCTCGCTGCCGGGCGCGTGCTGCGCGACGGCCTGCGCAAAGGCGCGCACCAGCGTGACCTGGTCCTTCACCGCCTGCAGGCGGCCGACCGTGCCGATCAGCACCCGATCCGGCGCATCGAAGGGGCAGCCGGCGATCAGCGTGCGCCCCTCCTCCGCCGGCCGGAAGCGGATGGTATCCACGCCGTTGCAGATGCGCGTGACGCGGCCGGGCGGCACGCCGACCGCCCGCACCAGGTAGCGCTCGAGGTCGCCGGACAGCGCGACGTAATGCGTGACGAAGGGCCGGTAGAGGCGCCGCAGCACGCGGAACTTGCGCCGCGTGCCGCGCGGGTCGGACTCCTCCCAGCCATGCTCGCCGTGGAGCCGCACCGGTACGCCGGCCGCACGCGCGGGCACCACCGCTTCGAGCGCGGCCAGGTTGCGGCTGTGCAGGATCGCCGGGCGATGCTGGCGGAACAGGCGGTACAGCGCCGGGTAGAGCTTGAACCCCTGTCCCGGCGGCTTGTGCAGCGACACGAAGTCGACGTCGGCGCGCGTGACGCGCTCGCAGAAGGCCGGCGCGCATTTCGTCAGCGCCACCACCATGTGCCGGAAACGTTCCGGCGGCATGCGGTTGATCAGGTTGACGACCCCGTTCTCCAGCCCGCCGACGTCGAAGCTGTAGACGAGGTGCATCACCAGCGGACGCGGATCGCTCACCGGACGACCCTCCCGTCGCTACGCGACATCCTCCCCGAGGGAGGGAGAGCGCCCCCTTCGGGCGGCCGGGCAGGGGCGCTCATCGCGGCGCGGCGCCGGCGGGAGCGCCGATCGCGGTGCCGTCGGCGACTGCCGCGTCGGGCGGATCGTCCGCCCTGCGCATCGCGAACAGGCGCTCGAGCTGCGCGAGGTGCGCTGCCCAACTGTAGCCGCGCAGCACGGCTTCGCGGCCGGCCAGGCCCATGTCGCGGCGATGGCCGGGGCGTTCGAGCAGTTCGACGACCTTGTCGGCAAAACCGGGCGCGTCGCCGGCGATCGCGCAGTCCCACCCGTCCTCGGCGGCGAGGCCGGCCGCCGGGGCCGCGGACAGCACCACCGGCCGCCCCATGGCCATCGCCTCCAGCACCTTGTTCTGGATGCCGCGCGCGATGCGCAGCGGCGCCACGACCACGTCGGCATGGGCGAGGTAGGGACGCACGTCGGGCACGGTGCCGGTGACGCGGATATCGCCGTCCTTCGCCCCGCCGGCGAGCGCCTGCACCGCCGGCGCCGGGTTCATGCCGACGATCCAGAAGCGCACGCCGGGCACCCGCGCGCGGATGGCCGGCAGGATGTCGGCGGCGAACCAGGTCACCGCGTCGATGTTGGGCCAGTAGTCCATCGCGCCGGTGAACACCAGCACCGGCCCGCCCTCGGGGAACGGAGAGGCGAAATCGTGCCGCGGCGAGAAGTACTCGGCATCGACGCCGTTCTGCATCACGCCCACCTTGGCGGACACCTCGGGCGCCATGCGGCGGAACAGTTCGGCTTCGGCCTCGGTGACGAACAGGCTGGCCCCGGCATCCGCCGCGGCGCGCCGTTCGAAGGCCAGCAGGCGTGCGCCCTCGCGGCGATACAGCCAGGACATCGGCCAGCGCCGGCCGGCGGCGTACTGGGTCCATTTGGCAGAATCGACGTCGCAGAAATCGATGATGCGCCGCCTGAGCCCGGCGGCGCCCAGGTACTGCGCCATCGGCCCCGAGAACGCCACCGCGTCGCGTATGCGGTGGCGCGCCACGGTGTCGCGCACCCACGCGGCGAGGCCGGCGTCGCGGTAGTACGGCAGGCTGAGCGCCTCGCCGGTGAGCAGCCCGCGCAGGCTGGCCAGCCGCGCGCGGCGCGGGTTCAGCGGCACGGCGTGGACGTCCTCGCACCACTGTGACAGCGCGCCGACGTGGCACAGGTCGTCGGGGTGATCGACGAAGGTTCCGAGATACACCCGATGCCGCCGTGCGAGCTGGCGCAGGATGTTGAACGACCGCAGCTTGTCGCCCTTGTTGGGCGGATACGGGATGCGGTGCACCAGGTAGAGCAGGGGCGGCCGCGACGCACGCTCGGAAGGCATGGCCGTTACCCCAGGTTGCGCACGATGTGGGGGCCGATGGCATTGGCCACGCCGACCGGCAGGCGTTTCCACAGCGCGATGAAGGCGCGGTACTTGGGGTTCATCGGGTTGTTCTGCGGCACGTCGCCGCGCTTGTACAGGCGGTATTCGTAGGACAGCGGCTGCGGTTCGAAGCCCCAGTTCTTCTTGAAGCTCCACGGGCCGGTGCCGATCTTGCTGCGGCCGTAGTCGAACACCTTGCAGCCGCGCTCGCAGGCGCGGCGCATCAGGTCCCAGTATTTGAAGTCGTTGGCGGCGAGGTCGCGCGCGGCGAGGTCGTCGCCGGCGTAGTAAGGCAGCACCTCGTCGCGGAAGTAGAAGCTGAGCACGCTGGACAGCGGCTTGCCCGCGGCGTCGGCGACGGTGAGCACCTCGCAGGCGCTGCCGAAGCTCTCCTTCAGGCGCCGGAAGAACTTCTTCGGCAGCGCCGGCGTGCCGTGGCGCAGCACGTTGTCGGCATACAGCGCGAAAAAGCGGTCGACGTCGCCGTCGACGTGGCCGACGAGGCCGTTCTTGATGCCCTTGCGCACCATCGCGCGCTGCTTGCGCGGAATGGCGAGCATGTTGTCCTCGACCTCGGGCAGGATCGCCTTGCGGAAGGTGACGTACAGTTCCTGCCGCGGCCAGTCGTGGTGGCGCGGCTCCAGGTTGCGGTATTCGAGATGCTGCACGCCCAGCCGGCGCGCGAGCGCATCGGCTTCGGTCTCGAGCGCGGCGGCGGCATCGGCTTCGCATTCGGCGTCGGCGGCGATGCCGCCATACACGCAGAACGGCAGCGAGGTGAGCGCGTGGCCGAAGAGCCGGCTCTTGACCTCGGCCAGCGGCAGCACCGCGACGATCTCGCCAGCGCGCTCCGCATAGAGGAAGAAGGTGCGGTGGCGGAAGACGTCCCGGATGATGCCCTGCCACGCGGACAGGTGGAAAAAGGTCGCCTGCGGGCAGGCGTGCACGAAGCCGTCCCAGCGCGCGGCCGTTTCGGCATCGCCGGACGCCAGTGTCTTCACTTTCACGGGAAGTCTGTCCATGTTCTCCGGCTTCGCAGGATGTTCAGGCGGCGTCGCGGAACACTTCGTCCGCCCGACCCCACGAGAAGTCGGACAGCAGGCGCTCGAGGCGCGACTCGGTGCGTTCGAGATTGACGTAGTGGCGAAAGCGCGTGCGGGCGGCCGCGTCGCGCACGCGCGGCTGGCCGGGGTCGATCTCCCACGGATGGAAGTAGAAGATCGCCGGCTGCCGGTCCTGCGCATTGACGCGGGCGATCTGCCAGCGCGACACGAAATACGGCAGCAGGCGGAAGAAGCCGCCACCGCCGGCGGGCCAGTTGCGGCCGAAGGCGCGCAGGGTGGTGACGGGGACTTCGACCAGGCCGTTCTCCAGCCGCCACGGGAAGCGCGGCGCATCGGGGATGCCGTAGTGGTCGTGCCTGACCGGATACACGCTGGAGCTGTAGCGGTAGCCCGCCTCGGCGATGCAGTCGTGCGCCCAGAGGTTGGCCTCGCCGATGGAAAAGCTCGGCGCCCGGTAGCCGGTGACCGCACGGCCGGTGATGTCCTCGAGCACCGCCTTGGCGAGCGAGATGTCGGCGGTGAACGCGCCCGGCGTGAGCGCGCTGGCGCGCTCGTGCGCATAGCCGTGGCTTGCCACCTCGTGGCCGGCGTCGGCGATGCGGCGTACGAGCTGCGGAAAGCGGTCCGCGACCCAGCCCAGCGTGAAGAAGGTGCCGCGTGCGCCGTGCTCGTCGAGCATCTGCAGGATGCGCTCGACGTTGCGCTCGACCCGGCACGGCACGTTTTCCCAGGTGTCCCGCGGGAAGTGCGGCGCGAGCGCCGAGACCTGGAAGTAGTCCTCGACGTCGCAGGTGAAGGCGTTGGTGATGCGTTCGGCCATGGTCAGGCTCCCTGCGCGGCCGCGCCTTCGTGCGCCCCGAGCCAGCCGGCCAGGTGCGCGGCGATGCGTTCGGCGGTGCGGCCATCCCACAGCTCGGGCACGCGGCCGCGCTTGCCGCCGCCGGCGAGAATGACGTCGGCAGCGTCGATCAGCGCCTGCGGCGCGATGCCCACCAGGGTGTTGGTGCCCTGCTCCACCGTGATCGGCCGTTCGGTGTTCTCGCGGATGGTCAGGCAGGGAACGCCCAGCGCGGTGGTTTCCTCCTGGATGCCGCCGGAATCGGTGAGCACCATCGTCGCGCCGGACATCAGGCCCAGCATCTCGAGATAGCCCTGCGGCGGCAGGATCAGGAAGCCGGGCGCGTCCAGCCTGTCGAGCATGCCGAAGCGCTCGAGATTGCCGCACGTGCGCGGATGCAGCGCGAACACCAGCGGCAGGCGCGTGCTGATCTGCCGCAGCGCGCCGATGATCGGGCCGAGCGTGTCGGCGTGATCCACGTTGGACGGCCGGTGCAGCGTCACCACGCCGTAGCCGCCGCGGATGCGCTCCGCATCGAGGCCGGCGGCCGCGAGCAGGTCCGCCGCCGGCACCGCCTTGGGAAGGCTCGCCCGCAGGCTGTCGATCATGACGTTGCCGACGAAGACCGCCCGCCCGGCCGGAATGCCCTCGCGCGCGAGATTGTCGTGCGCGCTGCGTTCGGTGGTGTACAGCAGGTCGGAGATCTGGTCGGTGAGCACGCGGTTGATCTCCTCGGGCATGCGGCGGTCGTCGCTGCGCAGGCCGGATTCGACGTGGATCACCGGAATGTGGCGCTTGGCCGCGACCAGGGCGCAGGCCAGCGTGGAATTGACGTCGCCCACCACCAGCACGGCGCGCGCACCGTGCTCGTCGATGACCGGCTCGAAGCGCTTCATGACCTCCGCCGTCTGCACCGCATGCGAGCCGGAGCCGACCGCGAGGTTGACGTCGGGCTCGGGCAGGCCGAGGTCGGCGAACAGGCGGTCCTTCATCGCCGCGTCGTAGTGCTGGCCGGTGTGCACCAGCAGCGTGCGCAGCGGCGGCTCGTGCGCGGCAAGCGCACGGATGATGGGCGCCACCTTCATGTAGTTGGGGCGGGCACCGACCACGCACAGGATGGGCGCGGCGGCGCCAATCGGCGCACTCATCGCGACTCCTCCTCGATCGGGCCATCGCGGCGCACGGCCAGCAAGAGCTGGTTGAGCACGTTCAGCGTGGCGGACATGGACTGCTCGAGTCCGGCCAGCCGCGCTTCGATGCGCTGCACGTCGAAGCTGGCGGCCATGCCGGCGACCTGCTCGGCCATCTCGGGCGTGACCCTCAGGCGATCGAGCGCGAGATCGTCGAAGCGGATCTCGGGCACGTTGAGGCCGGCACCGGCGCCCGAAACGGCATCGCGCAGGAGCGGCCGGGCATCCGTCCGGCCCTCGCGCGCGGCGAATTCCTCGTCGAGTTCGGCGATGACGGCGCGGACGTCCGCCTCGTCGATCGAATGGCGCTCGGCGAGGAAGGCAGCGAGCAGCAGGCGGTCGCACAAGGTGTTGATGCGGCGCGGGATGCCCCCGGTGTGGCCGTAGATGGCGGTGTACGCGTCGGGCGCGAAGATCGGGTCGCCGTCCCAGCCGACGTGGCCGAGGCGGTGCTCGATGTAGGCGCGCGTTTCTTCGGCGTCCAGCGGGCCCAGGTGGTAGGAGGCGATGACGCGCTGGCGCAACTGCTGCATCTCGGTGCCCTGCATCATGTCGCGGAACTCGGGCTGGCCGATCAGGAAGCTCTGCAGCAGTGCATGATCCTCGAGCTGGAAGTTCGACAGCATGCGCAATTCCTCGACCGCGTCGGCGGTCAGGTTCTGCGCCTCGTCGACGATCAGCAGCGCCCGCTTGCCCGCGGCGGTGACCGAAACGAGGAAGGTTTCGAGCGCGAGCAGCAGCCCCGCCTTGTCGAGCGAGCGGTTGGGCAGGCCGAACGCGGCCGCGACCATGCGCAGGATGTCCTTGGCGTCGACCTGGGTGCTGACGAGGTTGGCCGCGACCACCTTGCCGGGGTCCAGATGCTCGAGCAGGCTGCGCACGATCGTGGTCTTGCCGGCACCGATCTCGCCGGTGATGACGATGAAGCCCTCGCTCTGGTGCAGTCCGTATTCCAGGTAGGCCATCGCCCTCCTGTGCCCGCGACTGCCGAAGAAAAACGCCGGATCGGGGTTGAGCTGGAAGGGTTTGCCGCGGAGCTTGAAGAAGGATTCGTACATCTGCTGCCCAGTCAGAAACGCATGCCAACGCTGGCGGTGACCGCGTTTTCGGTGAAATCGTTGGTTCCGGAGCCGAAGCTGTCGCCGTCGGAGCGCTGATGGCGATACTGCAGCGAACCGCTGGTCTTCGGTCCGAGGCTGGAACTCAGGCCGATCACGAACGACGTCCGTTGCGAATCGGCCGCGGCCGCCCCGCTGCCCTCGGAATTCGAGCGGCTCACCGAGGTGCTCAGGGAGGTCTGCGGCGTCAGCCGATGGCTGTAGGAGAGCGTCACCGTCTTCGACTTCACGTCGTTGAAGTTGCGGAAGTCATCGACCGGACCGAGCCCCTCGGCCGAGCCCAGGCGCGTATTCTCGGAGCGGCTGAGCGTCAGCGACAGCACGCCGCGCGGCAGGCTGTAGGTGACGCCGCCGGAGAAATCGCGGCTCACGAAATAGGCGTTGGTCAGCACGTCGCCCCGCAGGCGCCGCAGGAGCAGCAGCACCGCGTCGCGCCGGACCAGCGGGTCGCGATAGAGCGCGACCAGCAGGGGATCGTTGAACAGGGGCTGGAACAACGGGTCGAGCAGGCCGCCGCCGGCGACCAGATCCAGCGACGACTGGATGTCGCGCCGGAAGCTCGCGAACAGGGTCGTGCGCGCGAGCCGGTGCTGGAAGCTGAAATCGTAGCCGCGGCCGAAGATGCGCCGCTCGACGGTGCCGGAGATCGCGGTGCGGTTGGTCGGATTCCAGTCGAAGCCGCCGCCGGTGACCGTGCTGCTCTGCTCGCCCCGGCTGCCGTAGTCGTTCGATTCGCGGCCGACGATGCCGCGCAGGCGGAATTCGGGCGTGACCTTGGCGTACAGCGTGGCGCGGGCGATCTCGCGGGTCTTGCCGCCGCGCAGCCCGGAACCCGAGCCCGGACCGCCGCCCAGCGCCCCGGACGCGTTGTCGGAGTCGCCCGAGCTGCGGTTGTAGTCGAGGCCCAGCCCGAAGATGCCGGTGATCTGCGTATTGGAGATCTGCGCCGACCACTGGCTCTCGTTCTGGTCGGCAAGCCGGGAGGCGCCCGAATCCGCCCAGCGCCAGCGATACTGCAGCGAGCCGCGGGTGTCGTTGCCGATGCGGAACTGGAAACGCGGCGACAGCGAGAAGACGCGCGTCTCGTTGTCCGAACTCACGTCGAGTTCGTCGTTCGGACCGCGCGTCGAGAAGACCGAGAGGTTGTTGCGGCTGATCGACGCATCGGCATCGATGAAGAGCATGTCCTCAATGGCCTCGAACGTCCCGTTGCCGGCGAGCGCGAGATAGGACGTATTGTCGTCGGCGCTGCTCGCATACATCAGGTTGCGGAAGTTCGCGCTCAGCGTGCCGCTCAGGCGCCCGCTGTCGCGCGACATCGAGATGCCGGGCGACAGTTCGAGGATCCAGTCCGCGCCGCGGCGATCGCTGCGGCCCCCGCCCAGACCACCGAACCCGCCGAGCCCGGAAGCGCTGGCGTTGTCGGTCCATGTCAGGCGGGCGTCGAACGTCGGGCTGACGATGGTGGTCTGCGCGGCGGCGGCGCCGGAGCCGAGCATCACCGCCGCCGCCAGCAGCGGCAGCGCGGGCCGGCGCCCGGCGTCAGGCCGCCTGCTGGCCGCCCTCGGCGCCATATCCATAGCCATATCCATAACCGTAATAGGAGCCCGGCCCCGAGCGGCGCGACTTGTTGAGCACCATCAGCTTGATCGGGCAAGCCTCGATCGTCGCCAGGGCCTGCTTGACCGAGCCCTGGGTGGTGCGCTCGGCCTCGACCACCATCACCACCTGCCCCATGTGGGTGGCCAATACGCGGGCCTCGGTGGTCAC
This DNA window, taken from Thauera sp. K11, encodes the following:
- a CDS encoding TIGR03016 family PEP-CTERM system-associated outer membrane protein codes for the protein MDMAPRAASRRPDAGRRPALPLLAAAVMLGSGAAAAQTTIVSPTFDARLTWTDNASASGLGGFGGLGGGRSDRRGADWILELSPGISMSRDSGRLSGTLSANFRNLMYASSADDNTSYLALAGNGTFEAIEDMLFIDADASISRNNLSVFSTRGPNDELDVSSDNETRVFSLSPRFQFRIGNDTRGSLQYRWRWADSGASRLADQNESQWSAQISNTQITGIFGLGLDYNRSSGDSDNASGALGGGPGSGSGLRGGKTREIARATLYAKVTPEFRLRGIVGRESNDYGSRGEQSSTVTGGGFDWNPTNRTAISGTVERRIFGRGYDFSFQHRLARTTLFASFRRDIQSSLDLVAGGGLLDPLFQPLFNDPLLVALYRDPLVRRDAVLLLLRRLRGDVLTNAYFVSRDFSGGVTYSLPRGVLSLTLSRSENTRLGSAEGLGPVDDFRNFNDVKSKTVTLSYSHRLTPQTSLSTSVSRSNSEGSGAAAADSQRTSFVIGLSSSLGPKTSGSLQYRHQRSDGDSFGSGTNDFTENAVTASVGMRF